The Pantoea sp. Aalb genomic interval TTAATAAATACTTTTTGAGTTATTTTATTTTTTCAGTCTACAAAGATATTTTGTCTAGTATAAGATTGTTATACAAGGTATTTAAAATAAAATTTAAATTAATATATTTGCATATTAAATAAGTTTAAAACTTAAAATAACATATTATAATTTAAAAAACTCTAATATTCTTTAATTAATATTTTTTTTTATATAAAATTCTTATTTTTATTTAAGTTTATTAGATTTTTAATTGAAAATTAAATAAATATTTTTATGACTTTAAATTAATAAACCTATATCATTTTATGAATATATTTAATTAAAACTACACAATTTATTTTTTCTATTGTCAATAATATTTATTTATTATTATAAATAAATTAACTTGTACTCTTTAAGTACATAAAAATGATTATTTATAATCAAATTAGTATTTTTATTGTAAAAAAACTAATTTAAAACAATAAGTTTTAGTAAAAAAATATTTTTTACTTTTACAATAAATAAAAAAATAAATGAAATGAATATAGTTATATATAAAAATATATATTTAGGAAACTTTAGAATAAAAAATATCAGTGAAAATATAAATTCATGATTAAGATTAATTAAAAAGATTAACACATATTTTATATATTTCATATATAAAGATATAATTTTATATTTTCTAATACTTTTTGTATAAGAATATAAATTCTAATAATTCAATTTTTATATGCCTATCTATATTCATTGATTAATATCATATAATACAAGTAAATATAAGTATTACTATTGAGTAATTTAAATCCTTAAATTTATGAAATTTCAATTAAAAACTAATAAATAATTTATGTAATATACTATAATAAATTTATTCATTGATATAAAAAGTATAATTTTTCTTTAATAAATTACTAAATATTATTTCATTATCAATTATTAGATTTTTTATTCAAAAACAAATTCATTTGCATAAGTTAATAAAATATTATTTATATTATCTATATTGTATAGATAATATAAATACAAAAATTTAACTTATAATAGTCAATTCATTGATTGTTTTAAAATTTAAATCAACACTAAACATTAATTATACTCATTATTTAAAGAAATAGAATATGCTTTTTATTTTTTTAAAATATGGGATTATATAGAGGAATAATTGCTTCATGAGTGACATTGCAAGAAAAATTATACCGGTTAATATTGAAGAAGAGTTAAAAAACTCTTATCTTGATTACGCCATGTCGGTCATAGTCGGCCGAGCCTTACCTGATGTACGTGATGGTCTGAAACCAGTACATCGCCGTGTTCTTTTCGCTATGAACGAATTAGGAAATGATTGGAATAAACCTTATAAAAAATCTGCTCGTGTAGTAGGTGATGTCATAGGTAAATATCATCCTCACGGTGATTCTGCTGTATATGATACAATAGTACGTATGGCTCAACCATTTTCTATGCGTTATATGTTAATAGATGGCCAAGGTAATTTTGGTTCCGTAGATGGTGATTCTGCTGCAGCTATGCGTTATACTGAAGTACGTATGGCAAAAATTTCTCATGAATTACTAGCTGATTTAGAAAAAGAAACAGTTAATTTTATCTCTAATTATGATAGTACAGAATATATTCCTGAAGTTCTACCTACTAAAATACCTAATTTACTAGTTAACGGCTCATCTGGTATTGCGGTAGGAATGGCAACTAATATCCCACCACATAATTTAACTGAAGTAATTAATGGTTGTCTTGCTTATATTAAAAATGAAAATATAAATGTTGAAGGATTAATGGAGCATATTTTAGGACCTGATTTTTCAACTGCAGGTATTATAAATGGTCGATGTGGTATTGAAGAAGCATATCGTACTGGCCGAGGTCGCATTTATATTCGAGCTCGTAGCAAAATTGAAATCGATTTAAGAAGTAATCGTGAAATCATAATTATTTATGAAATCCCTTATCAAGTAAATAAAGCCCGTTTAATTGAAAAGATTGCTGAATTAGTAAAAGATAAGCGTGTTGAAGGTATTAGTGGATTACGTGATGAGTCTGATAAAGATGGGATGCGCATTGTTATTGAAATTAAGCGTGATATTGCTGCTGAAGTAGTATTAAACAATCTTTATGCATTAACTCAACTACAAGTATCCTTTGGCATTAATATGGTTGCATTACATCACAATCAACCTAAAATAATGACATTGAAAGAAATGATAGAATCTTTTATTCATCATCGTAGAGAAGTAGTAACGCGTCGTACAATTTCAGAGTTGCGTAAAGCTCGTGAACGAGCTCATATCCTTGAAGGATTAGCAATTGCACGAGAGAATATAACACCTATGATTGATTTGATTCGTTTTTCTTCTACGGCACTTGAAGCAAAGGAAGATTTAATTTATCGATCGTGGAACGTTAACAATCTTTTAGATTGCATACATAATGAATTAGTGTATCCGGAGTGGTTAGAAGAAAAATTTAGAATACATAATAATAAGTATTATTTAACCGAACAGCAAGCCCAAGCTATTTTAGATTTACGTTTACAAAAATTAACTAGTTTAGAGCATGAAAAATTTTCAGAAGAATATAAAAATCTCATTAATCAAATTACGGAACTTTTACATATTTTACAAAGTTCTGATCGTTTAATGGAGGTTATTTGTGAAGAACTGAAAGCAATTCGTGACCAATTTGGAGATGAACGTCGTACTGAAATTAAATCTAATATTGTAGATATAAATGTTGAAGATTTGATAAAGCAAGAAGATGTAGTAGTAACTCTATCTCATCAAGGATATGTTAAATATCAACCA includes:
- the gyrA gene encoding DNA topoisomerase (ATP-hydrolyzing) subunit A, whose amino-acid sequence is MSDIARKIIPVNIEEELKNSYLDYAMSVIVGRALPDVRDGLKPVHRRVLFAMNELGNDWNKPYKKSARVVGDVIGKYHPHGDSAVYDTIVRMAQPFSMRYMLIDGQGNFGSVDGDSAAAMRYTEVRMAKISHELLADLEKETVNFISNYDSTEYIPEVLPTKIPNLLVNGSSGIAVGMATNIPPHNLTEVINGCLAYIKNENINVEGLMEHILGPDFSTAGIINGRCGIEEAYRTGRGRIYIRARSKIEIDLRSNREIIIIYEIPYQVNKARLIEKIAELVKDKRVEGISGLRDESDKDGMRIVIEIKRDIAAEVVLNNLYALTQLQVSFGINMVALHHNQPKIMTLKEMIESFIHHRREVVTRRTISELRKARERAHILEGLAIARENITPMIDLIRFSSTALEAKEDLIYRSWNVNNLLDCIHNELVYPEWLEEKFRIHNNKYYLTEQQAQAILDLRLQKLTSLEHEKFSEEYKNLINQITELLHILQSSDRLMEVICEELKAIRDQFGDERRTEIKSNIVDINVEDLIKQEDVVVTLSHQGYVKYQPLSDYEAQRRGGKGKSAARIKEEDFMHCLLVANTHDTILCFSSHGRLYWIKVYKLPEASRSARGRPIVNLLPLENKERITAILPVRKYIEGVNIFMATSNGIVKKTSLKEFSRPRNSGIIAIKLHEDDELIGVALTNGNDEAMLLSAAGKVVRFSETSVRSMGRFTSGVKGIKLAKGDKVVSLIIPRDKGAILTVTQNGYGKRTNNNAYPTKSRATQGVISIKVTKRNGLVVGAVQVVESDQIMIITDAGTLVRMRVSEVSIISRNTQGVILIRTSEEENVVGLQRVEDPVGKKFDIINNNFIEGR